One region of Streptococcus salivarius genomic DNA includes:
- the rpoB gene encoding DNA-directed RNA polymerase subunit beta, whose protein sequence is MAGHDVQYGKHRTRRSFSRIKEVLDLPNLIEIQTDSFKEFLDTGLKEVFEDVLPISNFTDTMELEFVGYELKEPKYTLEEARIHDASYSAPIFVTFRLINKETGEIKTQEVFFGDFPIMTEMGTFIINGGERIIVSQLVRSPGVYFNDKVDKNGKVGYGSTVIPNRGAWLELETDSKDIAYTRIDRTRKIPFTTLVRALGFSGDDEIVDIFGDSELVRNTIEKDIHKNPADSRTDEALKEIYERLRPGEPKTADSSRSLLVARFFDPRRYDLAAVGRYKVNKKLNIKTRLLGQTIAENLVDPETGEILVEAGTEMTRDVIDSIAEYLDGDLNKFVYTPNDYAVVTEPVVLQKFKVVAPNDPDRVVTIVGNANPDDKVRALTTADILAEMSYFLNLAEGIGKVDDIDHLGNRRIRAVGELLANQFRIGLARMERNVRERMSVQDNEVLTPQQIINIRPVTAAVKEFFGSSQLSQFMDQHNPLSELSHKRRLSALGPGGLTRDRAGYEVRDVHYTHYGRMCPIETPEGPNIGLINNLSSYGHLNKYGFIQTPYRKVDRATGKVTNEVVWLTADEEDEYTVAQANSKLNEDGTFAEEIVMGRHQGNNQEYPSHLVDFVDVSPKQVVAVATACIPFLENDDSNRALMGANMQRQAVPLIDPKAPYVGTGMEYQAAHDSGAAVIAQHDGKVVYSDADKVEVRREDGSLDVYTIQKFRRSNSGTAYNQRTLVKVGDIVEKGDFIADGPSMEGGEMALGQNPIVAYMTWEGYNFEDAVIMSERLVKDDVYTSVHLEEFESETRDTKLGPEEITRELPNVGEEALKDLDEMGIIRIGAEVKEGDILVGKVTPKGEKDLSAEERLLHAIFGDKSREVRDTSLRVPHGGDGVVRDVKIFTRANGDELQSGVNMLVRVYIAQKRKIKVGDKMAGRHGNKGVVSRIVPVEDMPYLPDGTPVDIMLNPLGVPSRMNIGQVMELHLGMAARNLGIHIATPVFDGASSEDLWDTVREAGMDSDAKTILYDGRTGEPFDNRVSVGVMYMIKLHHMVDDKLHARSVGPYSLVTQQPLGGKAQFGGQRFGEMEVWALEAYGASNILQEILTYKSDDVNGRLKAYEAITKGKPIPKPGVPESFRVLVKELQSLGLDMRVLDEDDYEVELRDLDEGEDDDVMHVDDLEKARVQQAKEAAELEKAKEEASDKTE, encoded by the coding sequence TTGGCAGGACATGACGTTCAATACGGGAAACATCGTACCCGTCGTAGTTTTTCAAGAATCAAAGAAGTTCTTGATTTACCAAACTTGATTGAAATCCAAACGGATTCATTCAAAGAATTCTTGGATACTGGTCTTAAAGAGGTTTTTGAGGATGTACTTCCTATCTCAAACTTCACAGACACTATGGAATTGGAATTCGTTGGTTACGAATTGAAAGAGCCTAAGTATACACTTGAAGAAGCTCGTATCCACGATGCATCATACTCAGCACCTATCTTTGTGACTTTCCGTCTTATTAACAAAGAAACTGGTGAAATCAAAACTCAGGAAGTCTTCTTCGGAGATTTCCCTATTATGACTGAGATGGGTACTTTCATCATCAATGGTGGTGAACGTATTATCGTTTCTCAGTTGGTGCGCTCACCTGGTGTTTACTTTAACGATAAGGTTGATAAAAACGGTAAAGTGGGTTATGGATCAACAGTTATCCCTAACCGTGGGGCATGGCTTGAGCTTGAAACAGATTCAAAAGACATCGCCTACACTCGTATCGACCGTACACGTAAGATTCCATTCACAACGCTTGTGCGTGCGCTTGGATTCTCAGGTGATGACGAAATTGTTGATATCTTTGGTGATAGCGAGTTGGTTCGTAACACTATTGAAAAAGATATCCACAAAAACCCAGCAGATTCACGTACTGATGAAGCGCTTAAAGAAATTTATGAACGTCTTCGTCCAGGTGAACCAAAAACTGCCGACAGCTCACGTAGCTTGCTTGTAGCTCGTTTCTTTGATCCACGTCGTTATGACTTGGCTGCTGTTGGTCGTTACAAAGTCAACAAAAAACTTAACATCAAGACACGTCTTTTGGGACAAACAATTGCTGAAAACTTGGTAGATCCTGAAACAGGTGAAATCCTTGTTGAAGCTGGTACTGAAATGACACGTGATGTGATTGATTCAATCGCAGAATACTTGGATGGTGATTTGAACAAATTTGTATACACACCAAACGATTATGCGGTGGTTACAGAACCTGTTGTTCTTCAAAAATTCAAGGTTGTTGCACCAAATGATCCAGATCGTGTGGTTACAATTGTTGGTAATGCCAACCCAGATGACAAAGTTCGTGCTTTGACAACAGCGGATATCTTGGCTGAAATGAGCTACTTCCTCAACCTTGCTGAAGGTATCGGTAAAGTTGACGATATCGACCACCTTGGTAACCGTCGTATCCGTGCTGTTGGTGAATTGCTTGCTAACCAATTCCGTATTGGTTTGGCTCGTATGGAACGTAACGTACGTGAGCGTATGTCAGTTCAAGATAACGAAGTCTTGACACCACAACAAATCATCAATATTCGCCCTGTAACTGCAGCTGTTAAAGAATTCTTCGGTTCTTCACAGTTGTCACAGTTCATGGACCAACACAACCCATTGTCAGAGTTGTCACACAAACGTCGTTTGTCAGCCTTGGGACCTGGTGGTTTGACACGTGACCGTGCCGGATATGAAGTTCGTGACGTGCACTACACGCACTACGGTCGTATGTGTCCAATTGAAACACCTGAAGGACCTAACATCGGTTTGATCAATAACTTGTCTTCATACGGACACCTTAACAAGTATGGTTTCATTCAAACACCATACCGTAAGGTTGACCGTGCAACTGGTAAAGTAACCAACGAAGTAGTTTGGTTGACTGCCGACGAAGAAGATGAGTACACAGTTGCTCAGGCTAACTCTAAATTGAACGAAGATGGAACATTTGCAGAAGAAATCGTTATGGGTCGTCATCAAGGTAATAACCAAGAGTACCCATCACACCTTGTAGATTTCGTGGATGTTTCTCCTAAACAGGTAGTTGCCGTTGCGACAGCATGTATTCCTTTCTTGGAAAACGATGACTCTAACCGTGCCCTCATGGGTGCCAACATGCAACGTCAGGCTGTGCCTTTGATTGACCCTAAAGCACCTTATGTTGGTACTGGTATGGAATATCAAGCTGCCCACGATTCAGGAGCTGCAGTTATCGCTCAACACGACGGTAAAGTTGTCTACTCTGATGCTGATAAAGTTGAAGTTCGTCGTGAAGATGGTTCTCTTGATGTTTATACTATTCAAAAATTCCGTCGTTCAAACTCAGGTACTGCCTATAACCAACGTACTTTGGTTAAGGTTGGCGATATTGTTGAAAAAGGTGACTTTATCGCTGACGGTCCATCTATGGAAGGTGGAGAAATGGCCCTCGGTCAAAACCCTATCGTCGCTTACATGACATGGGAAGGTTACAACTTCGAGGATGCCGTTATCATGAGTGAGCGTCTTGTGAAAGATGACGTTTATACATCTGTTCACTTGGAAGAGTTCGAATCAGAAACACGCGATACAAAGCTTGGGCCTGAAGAAATTACACGTGAATTGCCAAACGTTGGTGAAGAAGCTCTCAAAGACCTTGACGAAATGGGTATTATCCGTATCGGTGCTGAGGTTAAAGAAGGTGACATTCTTGTTGGTAAGGTAACACCTAAGGGTGAAAAAGACCTTTCTGCTGAAGAACGTCTTCTCCATGCTATCTTTGGTGATAAATCTCGTGAAGTACGTGATACCTCACTCCGTGTACCTCACGGTGGTGATGGTGTCGTTCGTGATGTTAAAATCTTCACACGTGCAAACGGTGATGAATTGCAATCAGGTGTTAACATGCTTGTTCGTGTTTACATCGCTCAAAAACGTAAGATTAAGGTCGGAGATAAGATGGCCGGTCGTCACGGTAACAAAGGGGTTGTTTCTCGTATTGTTCCTGTTGAAGACATGCCTTACCTTCCAGACGGTACACCAGTTGATATCATGTTGAACCCTCTTGGGGTGCCATCACGTATGAACATCGGTCAGGTTATGGAACTTCACCTTGGTATGGCTGCTCGTAACTTGGGTATCCACATCGCAACACCAGTCTTTGACGGGGCAAGCTCAGAAGACCTCTGGGATACTGTTCGTGAAGCAGGTATGGATAGTGATGCTAAGACAATCCTTTACGATGGACGTACAGGTGAACCATTTGATAACCGTGTATCAGTTGGTGTCATGTACATGATCAAACTTCACCACATGGTTGATGATAAACTTCATGCTCGTTCAGTAGGTCCTTACTCACTTGTTACCCAACAACCTCTTGGTGGTAAAGCGCAATTTGGTGGACAACGTTTCGGTGAGATGGAGGTTTGGGCCCTTGAAGCTTATGGTGCATCAAATATCCTTCAAGAAATCTTGACTTACAAGTCAGATGACGTTAACGGACGTTTGAAAGCCTATGAAGCCATCACTAAAGGTAAACCAATTCCAAAACCAGGTGTACCAGAATCATTCCGAGTACTCGTTAAAGAATTGCAATCACTTGGTCTTGATATGCGTGTCCTTGATGAGGATGATTACGAAGTTGAATTGCGTGATCTTGATGAAGGTGAAGATGACGATGTCATGCACGTCGATGATCTTGAAAAAGCACGTGTACAACAAGCCAAAGAAGCTGCTGAATTAGAAAAAGCTAAAGAAGAAGCTTCAGATAAAACAGAATAA
- the ilvC gene encoding ketol-acid reductoisomerase produces MAVQMEYEKDVKVAALDGKKIAVIGYGSQGHAHAQNLRDTGHDVIIGVRPGKSFDKAKEDGFDTYTVAEATKLADVIMILAPDEIQQELYEAEIAPNLEAGNAVGFAHGFNIHFEFIKVPKDVDVFMCAPKGPGHLVRRTFEEGFGVPALYAVYQDATGNAKDIAMDWCKGVGAARVGLLETTYKEETEEDLFGEQAVLCGGLTALIEAGFEVLTEAGYAPELAYFEVLHEMKLIVDLIYEGGFKKMRQSISNTAEFGDYVSGPRVITEQVKENMKAVLADIQNGKFANDFVNDYKAGRPKLTAYREEAANLEIEKVGAELRKAMPFVGQNDDDAFKIYN; encoded by the coding sequence ATGGCAGTTCAAATGGAATATGAAAAAGACGTAAAAGTAGCAGCACTTGACGGTAAAAAAATCGCCGTTATCGGTTACGGTTCACAAGGTCATGCGCATGCACAAAACTTGCGTGATACAGGTCACGATGTGATCATCGGTGTTCGTCCAGGTAAATCATTTGATAAAGCTAAGGAAGATGGTTTTGATACTTACACAGTAGCAGAAGCAACTAAATTGGCTGATGTTATCATGATCTTGGCTCCAGACGAAATCCAACAAGAACTTTACGAAGCAGAAATTGCTCCAAACCTTGAAGCTGGTAATGCTGTTGGTTTCGCACACGGATTTAACATCCACTTCGAATTCATCAAAGTTCCTAAAGATGTTGATGTTTTCATGTGTGCTCCTAAAGGACCAGGTCACTTGGTACGTCGTACATTTGAAGAAGGTTTTGGTGTTCCTGCACTTTACGCAGTATACCAAGATGCTACAGGTAACGCTAAAGACATCGCTATGGACTGGTGTAAAGGTGTTGGTGCAGCACGTGTTGGTCTTCTTGAAACAACATACAAAGAAGAAACTGAAGAAGATTTGTTTGGTGAACAAGCAGTTCTTTGTGGTGGTTTGACTGCCCTTATCGAAGCTGGTTTTGAAGTCTTGACTGAAGCTGGATATGCTCCAGAATTGGCTTACTTTGAAGTGCTTCACGAAATGAAATTGATCGTTGACTTGATCTACGAAGGTGGATTCAAGAAAATGCGCCAATCAATTTCAAACACTGCTGAATTCGGTGACTACGTATCAGGTCCACGTGTTATCACTGAACAAGTGAAAGAAAATATGAAAGCAGTTCTTGCTGACATCCAAAATGGTAAATTCGCTAACGACTTCGTTAACGACTACAAGGCTGGACGTCCAAAACTTACTGCTTACCGTGAAGAAGCTGCTAACCTTGAAATCGAAAAAGTTGGTGCTGAATTGCGTAAAGCAATGCCATTCGTTGGTCAAAACGACGACGACGCATTCAAAATCTATAACTAA
- a CDS encoding acetolactate synthase large subunit yields MKKIELEEARSGADLILDTLLELGISTIFGYPGGAVLPLYDAIYKNDKINHILSRHEQGSLHEAEGYAKSTGKLGVALVTSGPGATNAITGIADAMSDSVPLLVFTGQVATPGIGKDAFQEADIVGITMPITKYNYQIRDTADIPRIIREAVHIATTGRPGPVVIDLPKDVVAKETAFINDPEINLPSYQPTLRPNEMQIKKILKQLGKAKKPVIVAGGGVSYSESAKELVAFAERYQIPVVTSLLGQGTIATSHPLFLGMGGMHGSYAANIAMTDADFMIAIGCRFDDRLTGNPKTFAKNAKVVHIDVDPAEIGKIIAVDLPVVGDAKQALEMLLAEPVVQNNTEKWIEKVTKDKERVRSYDKKERMVQPQAVIERIGELTKGDAVVVTDVGQHQMWTAQYYPYQNERQLVTSGGLGTMGFGVPAAIGAKIANPDKEVILFVGDGGFQMTNQELAILNIYKVPIKVVMLNNHSLGMVRQWQESFYEGRTSESVFDTLPDFQLMAQAYGIKSYKFDNPETIDQDLEVIKEDVPMFIEVDISRKEHVLPIVPAGKSNHEMLGVKFNA; encoded by the coding sequence GTGAAGAAAATTGAACTTGAAGAAGCACGCTCTGGTGCTGATTTAATTCTAGATACACTTCTTGAACTTGGGATTTCAACTATCTTTGGATATCCTGGCGGAGCGGTTCTTCCTTTGTATGATGCTATTTACAAAAATGACAAGATTAATCATATCTTATCTCGTCATGAGCAAGGAAGTCTGCACGAAGCTGAAGGTTATGCCAAATCCACTGGTAAACTCGGTGTTGCTCTTGTAACGAGTGGTCCTGGTGCCACTAATGCTATTACAGGGATTGCAGATGCTATGAGTGATAGCGTACCTCTCCTAGTCTTTACTGGTCAGGTCGCAACACCAGGTATTGGTAAGGATGCCTTCCAAGAGGCTGACATTGTCGGAATTACCATGCCGATTACAAAATACAATTATCAGATTCGCGATACAGCTGATATTCCTCGTATTATTAGGGAAGCGGTTCATATTGCAACAACTGGCCGACCTGGTCCAGTTGTTATCGACCTCCCTAAAGATGTCGTGGCTAAGGAAACAGCCTTCATCAACGATCCTGAAATTAATCTTCCAAGTTACCAACCGACGCTAAGACCAAACGAAATGCAAATCAAGAAAATCTTGAAGCAGTTGGGTAAAGCTAAGAAGCCGGTTATTGTAGCTGGAGGTGGGGTATCTTATTCTGAATCTGCTAAGGAGCTAGTTGCTTTTGCAGAACGCTACCAAATCCCAGTTGTCACAAGTCTTTTAGGACAAGGGACAATTGCTACTAGTCATCCCCTTTTCTTGGGTATGGGTGGTATGCACGGTTCATATGCGGCTAACATTGCTATGACGGATGCTGATTTTATGATTGCTATTGGTTGTCGTTTTGATGATCGTTTGACAGGTAATCCTAAAACATTTGCTAAGAATGCTAAGGTTGTCCATATTGATGTAGATCCAGCTGAGATTGGTAAAATTATTGCAGTGGACCTTCCAGTTGTTGGTGATGCCAAGCAAGCTCTTGAAATGCTCTTGGCAGAGCCAGTGGTTCAGAATAACACTGAAAAATGGATTGAAAAAGTCACAAAAGACAAAGAGCGTGTACGTTCTTACGATAAGAAAGAACGTATGGTACAGCCTCAGGCAGTTATCGAGCGTATCGGTGAATTGACTAAGGGTGACGCCGTTGTTGTTACTGACGTTGGTCAACATCAAATGTGGACAGCTCAGTATTATCCATACCAAAATGAGCGTCAATTGGTGACCTCAGGTGGTCTTGGAACAATGGGATTTGGTGTCCCAGCAGCAATTGGTGCCAAAATTGCTAATCCTGATAAAGAAGTTATCCTCTTTGTTGGTGATGGTGGTTTTCAAATGACGAACCAAGAATTGGCTATCTTAAATATTTACAAGGTACCAATCAAGGTTGTTATGTTGAACAACCACTCACTTGGTATGGTACGTCAATGGCAAGAGTCCTTCTACGAAGGGCGTACATCAGAGTCTGTCTTTGATACCCTTCCAGATTTCCAATTGATGGCTCAAGCTTACGGCATTAAGTCTTACAAGTTTGATAATCCAGAGACAATTGATCAGGATTTGGAAGTTATCAAGGAAGACGTGCCAATGTTCATCGAGGTGGATATCTCTCGTAAAGAGCATGTCTTGCCAATCGTTCCGGCTGGTAAGAGTAATCACGAAATGTTGGGGGTGAAGTTCAATGCGTAG
- the pbp1b gene encoding penicillin-binding protein PBP1B gives MNFEKIINYFRRLGQTIRTKFAGSRSKRGDKSFKERKATTGSKWNRKQARKSPEDGMTLLDMGDVFLKTLKLLSDFFYVVIIVLTLFGAGIGLGYLGSQIESVPSIKDKTLLNQISEVSLVSSMSYSDSKKIADIDTDLLRTPIESDAISNNVKNAIIATEDENFKKHKGVVPKAVFRALVSSVLGVGSSSGGSTLTQQLIKQQVTGDAPTFKRKAAEIIYALQLERRASKNEILTDYLNVSPFGRNNKGKNIAGIEEAAQGIFGVSAADLTVPQAAYLAGLPQSPIVYSPYTADGQLKNAEDLSYGLARQQDVLYNLYRGGYLDKSQYESYKDYDITKDFKAGEKSDAVSHDYLYYSVMSEAQDVMYDYLIKRDKVSSQDLKNDKTKESYRERALQELQTGGYSVKTTIDNAVYNAMQDVASQYGGLLDQGGNSGVEVGNVLMDNATGAILGFVGGRSYENNQNNHAFDTARSPGSSIKPIIAYGIAIDQGLMGSSSILSNYPTNFTGGTPILHDGDKGTAMMNLQEALNTSWNIPAFWTYQMLQRHDVDVEGYMTKMGYKIANYNIESLPLGGGIETTVAQQVNAYQMLSNGGVYEKGYMIDSITDRTGEVIYQHKSEGVQVFSRATASIMDNLLKEVVVKGATTQFHSELKNVNGAAASADWMGKTGTTDNFADAWLIVSTPGITLGGWAGYDNNTPTNSKTGYTYNAQYMARLTSAIYNANPGIFKTGDKFNIDSSAIKASVLKSTGLKPATVSVNGRNVSVSGEMVDTYWAKNGPGDTTYKFAIGGTDSDYQKAWSSILGGH, from the coding sequence ATGAATTTTGAAAAAATAATAAATTATTTTAGGCGACTAGGGCAGACTATTCGTACAAAGTTTGCTGGTTCTAGGTCTAAAAGAGGAGATAAATCTTTTAAAGAAAGGAAAGCTACGACTGGATCTAAGTGGAATCGTAAGCAAGCACGGAAGTCGCCTGAGGATGGGATGACACTCTTAGACATGGGTGATGTTTTCTTAAAAACCTTAAAGCTCTTGTCTGATTTCTTTTATGTGGTTATTATCGTTCTTACCTTATTTGGTGCAGGAATTGGTTTGGGTTATCTGGGGAGTCAAATTGAGTCTGTTCCATCGATTAAGGACAAAACCTTGTTGAATCAGATTAGTGAGGTTAGTTTGGTATCTTCGATGAGCTATTCCGATTCCAAGAAGATTGCGGATATTGATACTGACTTGCTGAGAACACCTATTGAGAGTGATGCGATTTCTAACAATGTCAAAAATGCCATCATTGCGACTGAGGATGAAAATTTTAAAAAGCATAAGGGTGTTGTACCAAAGGCAGTTTTTAGGGCTTTGGTGTCATCGGTTTTAGGGGTTGGCTCTTCAAGTGGTGGTTCGACGCTAACGCAGCAGTTAATCAAGCAACAGGTAACAGGCGATGCGCCAACCTTTAAACGTAAGGCGGCAGAGATTATCTATGCCTTACAATTGGAGCGTCGCGCTTCTAAAAATGAAATTTTAACTGATTATCTGAACGTTTCTCCTTTTGGACGTAATAACAAAGGGAAAAATATTGCTGGTATTGAGGAGGCTGCTCAAGGTATCTTTGGCGTATCTGCAGCGGATTTGACAGTTCCTCAGGCTGCCTATCTGGCAGGTTTGCCACAGAGCCCGATTGTCTACTCACCTTATACAGCTGACGGTCAATTAAAAAATGCAGAGGATCTTTCTTATGGCTTAGCACGTCAGCAAGATGTACTCTACAATCTTTATCGCGGTGGCTATCTAGATAAGTCGCAGTATGAAAGCTATAAGGATTATGATATCACTAAAGATTTCAAGGCTGGTGAGAAGTCTGATGCCGTAAGTCATGACTATTTGTACTATTCTGTTATGTCTGAGGCTCAGGATGTCATGTATGATTATCTAATTAAACGTGACAAGGTATCGAGTCAAGATTTGAAAAATGATAAGACCAAGGAAAGCTATCGTGAGAGGGCCCTACAAGAGCTACAAACTGGTGGCTACAGCGTTAAGACAACTATTGATAATGCAGTTTATAATGCGATGCAAGATGTTGCGAGTCAATATGGTGGCCTCCTCGACCAAGGTGGAAATAGTGGAGTTGAAGTCGGAAATGTGCTCATGGATAATGCGACTGGAGCAATTCTAGGATTTGTTGGTGGTCGTAGTTACGAAAATAATCAAAATAACCATGCCTTTGATACGGCACGCTCCCCAGGCTCATCTATTAAGCCTATTATTGCTTATGGAATTGCTATTGATCAAGGTTTGATGGGTAGTTCAAGTATCCTTTCTAACTACCCAACTAATTTTACGGGTGGAACGCCTATTCTCCATGATGGTGATAAGGGTACAGCTATGATGAACCTCCAAGAGGCACTCAATACCTCGTGGAATATTCCAGCCTTTTGGACATATCAAATGCTTCAACGTCATGATGTTGATGTTGAGGGTTACATGACCAAGATGGGTTATAAGATTGCTAATTACAATATCGAGAGTTTGCCTCTTGGTGGAGGAATTGAAACCACGGTTGCCCAACAGGTAAATGCCTATCAAATGCTTTCAAATGGTGGCGTCTATGAGAAGGGCTATATGATTGATAGTATTACCGACCGGACTGGCGAAGTTATCTATCAGCATAAATCTGAAGGGGTTCAAGTCTTTTCAAGAGCTACGGCTAGCATCATGGATAACCTGCTCAAAGAAGTGGTAGTTAAAGGAGCGACAACTCAATTTCATTCTGAATTGAAAAATGTCAATGGTGCAGCAGCCTCAGCGGACTGGATGGGTAAAACAGGAACGACAGATAACTTTGCGGATGCTTGGTTGATTGTATCAACGCCTGGTATTACTCTTGGTGGTTGGGCTGGTTATGACAATAACACACCAACCAATTCTAAAACGGGTTACACCTATAATGCGCAATATATGGCTCGTTTGACTTCTGCTATCTATAATGCCAATCCAGGTATTTTTAAAACTGGAGATAAGTTTAATATCGATTCAAGTGCCATTAAGGCAAGTGTGCTCAAATCAACAGGTCTTAAACCAGCAACAGTGTCTGTCAATGGTCGTAATGTTTCTGTAAGTGGTGAAATGGTTGATACTTACTGGGCTAAAAATGGACCTGGAGATACGACCTACAAGTTTGCTATTGGTGGAACTGATAGTGATTATCAAAAAGCCTGGTCTAGCATTCTTGGAGGGCATTAG
- the tyrS gene encoding tyrosine--tRNA ligase, which yields MTIFEELKARGLIFQTTDEEALVKAFEEGPVSYYTGYDPTADSLHLGHLVAILTSRRLQLAGHKPYALVGGATGLIGDPSFKDAERSLQTKETVEGWVEKIQGQLSRFLDFENGDNKAVMVNNYDWFGSVSFIDFLRDVGKYFTVNYMMSKESVKKRIETGISYTEFAYQIMQGYDFYELNDKYGVTLQIGGSDQWGNMTAGTELLRRKADKSGHVITVPLITDSTGKKFGKSEGNAVWLDATKTTPYEMYQFWLNVMDDDAVRFLKIFTFLSLEEIEEIGKEFDQARHQRLAQKVLAREVVTLVHGKEAYEQAVHITEQLFAGNLKALSARDLKVALNGVPTYEISADENLNIVELLVNAKISPSKRQAREDVQNGAIYINGERVQDLDYTLSDTDKIDNEITVIRRGKKKNFVLTY from the coding sequence ATGACAATTTTTGAAGAACTAAAAGCACGTGGCTTGATTTTTCAAACCACCGATGAAGAAGCCCTTGTAAAAGCCTTTGAAGAGGGACCAGTCTCATACTACACTGGTTATGACCCAACAGCAGACAGTCTCCACCTTGGACACCTTGTCGCCATCCTTACAAGTCGCCGACTTCAATTGGCTGGACACAAACCTTACGCCCTCGTTGGTGGTGCAACAGGTTTGATTGGTGACCCATCATTTAAAGATGCTGAACGTAGCCTGCAAACCAAAGAAACTGTTGAAGGTTGGGTTGAAAAAATCCAAGGACAACTCTCTCGTTTCCTTGATTTTGAAAATGGTGACAACAAGGCCGTTATGGTCAACAACTATGACTGGTTTGGTTCAGTCAGCTTCATTGATTTCTTGCGTGACGTAGGTAAATACTTCACAGTTAACTACATGATGAGTAAGGAATCTGTTAAGAAACGTATCGAAACAGGTATCTCTTACACTGAGTTTGCCTACCAAATCATGCAAGGTTACGATTTCTATGAACTCAACGATAAGTACGGCGTAACTCTCCAAATTGGTGGTTCTGACCAATGGGGTAACATGACAGCAGGTACTGAGCTCTTGCGTCGTAAAGCAGATAAATCTGGACACGTCATCACTGTACCACTTATCACAGATTCAACTGGTAAAAAATTCGGTAAATCAGAAGGTAACGCTGTCTGGCTTGATGCTACTAAAACAACACCTTACGAAATGTACCAATTCTGGCTCAACGTTATGGATGATGACGCCGTTCGCTTCTTGAAGATTTTCACTTTCTTGTCACTTGAAGAAATCGAAGAGATCGGTAAAGAATTTGACCAAGCTCGTCACCAACGTTTGGCACAAAAGGTTTTGGCTCGTGAGGTTGTTACTTTGGTTCACGGTAAAGAAGCTTACGAACAAGCTGTTCATATCACTGAACAACTCTTCGCTGGTAACCTTAAAGCTCTCTCAGCACGTGACCTTAAAGTTGCCCTTAACGGTGTCCCAACTTATGAAATTTCAGCAGATGAAAATCTGAATATTGTTGAACTTCTCGTCAATGCAAAAATTTCACCATCTAAACGTCAAGCACGTGAAGATGTCCAAAACGGCGCTATCTACATCAACGGTGAACGTGTACAAGACTTGGATTACACTCTCTCAGACACAGATAAAATTGATAATGAAATTACTGTTATCCGTCGTGGTAAGAAGAAAAACTTTGTCTTGACTTACTAA
- the ilvN gene encoding acetolactate synthase small subunit: MRRMLTAKLQNRSGVLNRFTGVLSRRQVNIESISVGASEDPNVSRITIIIDVNTQNEVEQIIKQLNRQIDVIRIRDITDQPHLEREVILVKVSAPTSKRAEILAIIQPFRASVVDVAPSSITIQMTGDAEKSEALLRVIRPYGIKNIARTGATGFTRD, from the coding sequence ATGCGTAGAATGTTAACAGCTAAACTTCAGAACCGTTCGGGTGTCCTTAACCGCTTCACAGGTGTTCTTTCACGACGTCAAGTTAATATTGAAAGTATCTCTGTAGGGGCTTCTGAGGATCCTAACGTTTCACGTATTACGATTATTATTGATGTGAATACTCAAAATGAAGTGGAACAAATCATCAAACAGCTTAATCGTCAGATTGATGTGATTCGCATCCGTGATATCACGGATCAGCCACACTTGGAACGTGAAGTTATCCTAGTTAAGGTATCAGCACCAACCTCTAAACGTGCTGAAATCTTGGCGATTATTCAACCTTTCCGTGCTTCGGTGGTTGATGTGGCACCAAGCTCTATCACTATCCAGATGACTGGTGATGCTGAAAAGAGCGAGGCGCTTCTACGAGTTATTCGTCCTTACGGAATCAAAAATATCGCTCGTACGGGTGCTACTGGATTTACCCGTGATTAA